The DNA segment CTGGCGATCGTTCCGTAAACAGGGAACTTCGTCGCATCCTGATGAAAAAGCATATGACTGCGCTCGTATTGTTTACGTACTTGACTAAGCGCATCCTCTGAGCCTTTTTGTTCGAATTTATTAATCACGATAAAATCAGCGAAATCAATCATGTCAATCTTCTCAAGCTGGGAAGGGGCACCGAATTCAGCTGTCATCACATACATCGACAGATCGGTAATGTCGGTGATTGCTGCATCCCCTTGACCAATCCCGCTCGTTTCGACGATGACAAAATCAACCCCCGCTGCCTTGGCGACCTGGATGGCTTCTTGAATTGACTTCGATACCTCAGAGCTGGCATCACGAGTCGCCAATGAACGCATATAGACACGCGGGTTAAAAATCGCGTTCATGCGAATACGGTCACCAAGCAAAGCGCCCCTGTTTTCTTTTTCGTCGGATCGACAGACAGGATAGCAATCTTTTTATCAGGCACCTCATTGATGAAGCGGCGGATCAATTCGTCAGTCAACGAACTTTTTCCTGCCCCGCCTGTGCCGGTAATACCAAGTACCGGGATCGTCTTCTCTGTCGTATCTTCTACGGCAGTTTCGAATGCTGCAACAACTTCACGTTCTTCCTTTGGCGTGTTCTCCACATACGTTATAAAACGAGCCATTGCCTGGTGGCTGCCAGTTTTCAAATCAGCGACTGCTTCTTTTACATTGAGTGGTGGTAGGAAATCGCACTCCTCCATCATTGTATTGATCATGCCTTGCAAGCCAAGGCCGCGGCCGTCTTCCGGTGAAAATACGCGAGCAACACCGTAATCGTGAAGCTCTTTAATCTCGCGTGGAAGGATGACACCACCGCCACCGCCATACACTCGAATATGGCCAGCCCCTTTTTCCCTCAAGAGATCGACCATATATTTGAAATATTCGACATGGCCCCCTTGATAAGATGAGATGGCAATCCCTTGCGCATCCTCTTGAATGGCCGCATTGACGACTTCCTCTACAGAGCGGTTATGTCCGAGGTGGATGACCTCAGCCCCTGTTGCTTGTAAAATTCTGCGCATAATATTAATCGACGCATCGTGGCCGTCAAAAAGACTGGATGATGTCACAAATCTGACAGGATTTTTCGCTTGATAAACGTGCGGTTGTTCCATTCTCTCTCCTCCTTCGCGTTAAGATAAATTCGCTTCCTGAACATTCAGCCCTTGTAGCAGCAAATGTATTTGTCTGTCTGTATAGGTTTGCAGTGTAAACGTGCGCTGGAGCATCCACCGTCTGAATCCCCACATCTGCCCTTGAACAAAAATGTTATTCGCGATCAACGCCGTATCCCCTTCCAGCAGTTGATTAGGAAGACTATTAATGATTACTTTTTCTAACATTGCGACCATATCCCGTTCCTTCTGCAGGACATAGTCTTGAGCATCTTTTGATAGCGATTTCACTTCTTGGTACATGACGACAACTTCATTCTGCATATCGTCCATTAGAGTAAAATACGAGCGAACAGCACAAACGAGGTTATCGATACTCGTTTCATTCTGATCGATCGAATCCTCCATTCGCTCCTTTACCCGTTCATACATCGAATCACAAACGAGAAACAGAACATCTTCTTTTTTTCTAATATATTCGTATAATGTTCCGATGCTGAACCCTGCAGCCTTGGCGATTTCACGGGTGGTTGTTTTATGGAACCCTTTTTCCGTAAAAAGGGTTACCGCGCCCTTAACCATTTGTTCACGCCGTTTCTCGACGAGGGCTTCGTCTTTTATTGAAGAGGGTACTTGGTTTTTCGTCATGTTCAGTCACCCTTCCATTGTTGATACCAGGAGCATGCGAGCCTGTATGGATCCGCTTCAGGATCACTGACTTCACGCAGTTTCCCCTGATCATCCTCCACATGCTCCTTCACATCACGCCAAATTTCTTCACGGATCAACTCATAGACTTCAAGCTGAAGCTGCTGCTGACGCTTTTTTTCTCCTTGATCGGTTTCATATAAATAGGAGCGGTGGCGAGATACGCCCTCCCAAAGTTCTTCCATTCCTTTATTCTCGGTGGAAATCGTTCGAACGATGAGCGGCCGCCAGCCTTTAGGATCGGCGATCATCATGTATTCCTCTAAGGTCGCTTTTAGTTTGACGACACCAGGCAGATCCGCTTTATTAATAATAAAAAGATCGGCAATTTCCATAATGCCAGCCTTGAAGATCTGCAAGACATCGCCACTATTCGGTGTCAGCACCAGACCTGTTGTATCTACGACTTTCATAATGTCGAGTTCTGATTGGCCCACTCCGACCGTCTCTACTAAAATGACATCAAATCCATAGGCATCACATACACGTATCGCATCCTTCGTCGCCCGCGCCAGACCCCCTAAACTTCCGCGCGTTGCCATGCTACGTATGAAAATGCCAGGATCGATAAAATGCTGATTCATGCGCGTGCGATCCCGAGCAACGACCCACCGCTAAACGGACTCGTCGGGTCGACAGCGATGACCGCAACGGTAAGCTCTTGCTTTCTCAAATAAGTGAGCAGACGATTAATCAGTGAGCTCTTTCCAGCCCCTGGAGAGCCCGTAATTCCTATATAATGGGCGCTTTTTTTAATCGAAAAAATGTCACTCATCAAGGCGAGTTTATCCGGATGGTCACTTTCAACGAGCGTAATCGCCCGTGCCAGCGCCCGCATATCCTGTTCTTTGATCCGTTCAGCTAGAGAGTGCATTGCCATTGGCCTTCCTTTCTCTTACTGTGTTACCATACGCCCGATGACGAGGCGCTGTATTTCATTTGTACCTTCATAGATTTGTGTGATTTTCGCGTCACGCATATAGCGTTCAACTGGATAATCCTTCGTGTAGCCATAGCCGCCGTGGACCTGGACAGCCTCAACCGTTATTCGCATCGCTGCGTCACCAGCATACAATTTCGCCATCGCGGACGCTTTTGCATACGGCTGGCCTTCTGATTCCAAATAAGCCGCTTGATAAGTTAATAGCCGGGCTGCTTCAATTTCGGTGGCCATATCAGCAATCTTAAAGGAGATCCCTTGATGCTTAGCGATCGGCTTGCCAAACTGTTCACGTTCTTTTGCATAATTAACCGATTCATCCAGTGCTCCTTGAGCGATACCAAGTGCTTGGGCGGCAATTCCGTTACGGCCGCCGTCAAGCGTCATCATTGCGATCTTAAAGCCCTCTCCCTCTTCACCAAGCAAATTCTCTTTAGGAATTCTGCAATTTTCAAAAATCAGTTCTGTTGTTGGAGAGGAACGAATGCCGAGTTTCCTCTCCTTTTTCCCAAAGGTAAAGCCTTCTGTTCCTTTTTCAACGATGAAGGCACTAACTCCTTTGCTGCCAGCATCCTGATCTGTTTTGGCAAAAACGATATAAATATCGCCGACACCGCCATTCGTGATCCATACTTTGTTTCCATTTAACACGTAATGATCGCCATCAAGTTTCGCTTGTGTACGCATCGAGGAGACATCACTGCCTGCTCCTGGCTCTGATAACGCATAGGCTCCTAACTTTTCCCCTGAAGCAAGCTGAGCCAGGTACGTTTTCTTTTGATCTTCATTTCCGAATTTATAAATCGGCCAGCTGCATAGAGAGATATGCGCGGATAATGTTACCCCTGTTGACGCACAAACGCGGGATAGCTCCTCCACTGCAATGA comes from the Halobacillus shinanisalinarum genome and includes:
- a CDS encoding TetR/AcrR family transcriptional regulator, translating into MTKNQVPSSIKDEALVEKRREQMVKGAVTLFTEKGFHKTTTREIAKAAGFSIGTLYEYIRKKEDVLFLVCDSMYERVKERMEDSIDQNETSIDNLVCAVRSYFTLMDDMQNEVVVMYQEVKSLSKDAQDYVLQKERDMVAMLEKVIINSLPNQLLEGDTALIANNIFVQGQMWGFRRWMLQRTFTLQTYTDRQIHLLLQGLNVQEANLS
- a CDS encoding acyl-CoA dehydrogenase: MNFKLTEEQEMLRKMVRDFAKNEVEPTAAERDEEERFDREIFDKMAELGLTGIPWPEEYGGIGSDFVSYVIAVEELSRVCASTGVTLSAHISLCSWPIYKFGNEDQKKTYLAQLASGEKLGAYALSEPGAGSDVSSMRTQAKLDGDHYVLNGNKVWITNGGVGDIYIVFAKTDQDAGSKGVSAFIVEKGTEGFTFGKKERKLGIRSSPTTELIFENCRIPKENLLGEEGEGFKIAMMTLDGGRNGIAAQALGIAQGALDESVNYAKEREQFGKPIAKHQGISFKIADMATEIEAARLLTYQAAYLESEGQPYAKASAMAKLYAGDAAMRITVEAVQVHGGYGYTKDYPVERYMRDAKITQIYEGTNEIQRLVIGRMVTQ